A region of Pseudomonas cavernicola DNA encodes the following proteins:
- a CDS encoding sigma-54-dependent transcriptional regulator, whose translation MTHQLTNQPINSVILIDDEASIREAVQQWLQLSGFQVQLYRRAEDCLQNLDPDFPGVVLSDVRMPGLDGLGLLQRLQALDRDLPVILLTGHGDVPMAVDAMRQGAYDFLEKPFSPETLLSSLKRALEKRQLVLENRRLHQQADHKQQLETRLLGFSRGLETLRRQVLELAQMPVNVLIRGETGSGKELVARCLHDFGPRAGQPFVALNCAAIPEGLFENELFGHESGAFTGAQGKRIGKIEHADGGTLFLDEIESMPLAQQVKLLRVLQEQRLERLGSNQSIAVDLRVIAATKPDLLEEARAGRFREDLAYRLNVAELRLPPLRERREDIPLLFEHFAHNAAARLGRKVQPLSGSELSQLLSQPWLGNVRELANAAERHVLGLDSPGAASDSAAQSLAEQLEAFEAQCLRGALARHRGEIKAVLAELQLPRRTLNEKMQRHGLARGEFFADDK comes from the coding sequence ATGACCCACCAGCTGACCAACCAGCCGATCAACTCGGTGATCCTGATCGACGACGAAGCCAGCATCCGCGAAGCGGTGCAGCAGTGGCTGCAGCTGTCCGGCTTTCAGGTGCAGCTATACCGCCGCGCCGAGGATTGCCTGCAGAACCTCGACCCCGACTTCCCTGGCGTGGTGCTCAGCGACGTGCGCATGCCCGGCCTCGACGGCCTCGGCCTGCTGCAACGCCTGCAAGCGCTGGACCGCGACCTGCCGGTGATCCTCCTCACCGGCCACGGCGACGTGCCGATGGCGGTCGACGCCATGCGTCAGGGCGCCTACGACTTTCTGGAAAAACCGTTCAGTCCGGAAACCCTGCTGAGCAGCCTCAAGCGCGCCTTGGAGAAACGCCAACTGGTGCTGGAGAACCGTCGCCTGCATCAACAGGCCGACCACAAACAGCAGCTCGAAACCCGCCTGCTGGGCTTCTCGCGCGGCCTGGAAACCCTGCGCCGGCAGGTGCTGGAGCTGGCGCAGATGCCGGTCAACGTGCTGATCCGCGGCGAGACCGGCAGCGGCAAGGAGCTGGTGGCCCGCTGCCTGCATGATTTCGGTCCGCGCGCGGGTCAGCCCTTCGTCGCCCTCAACTGCGCGGCGATCCCCGAGGGCCTGTTCGAGAACGAGCTGTTCGGCCACGAGAGCGGTGCCTTCACCGGCGCCCAGGGCAAACGCATCGGCAAGATCGAGCACGCCGACGGCGGCACGCTGTTCCTCGATGAGATCGAGAGCATGCCGCTGGCACAACAGGTCAAGCTGTTGCGCGTGTTGCAGGAACAACGCCTGGAGCGCCTCGGCTCCAATCAGAGCATCGCCGTCGACCTGCGGGTGATCGCCGCGACCAAGCCTGACCTGCTGGAGGAAGCCCGCGCCGGGCGCTTCCGCGAGGACTTGGCCTACCGCCTGAATGTCGCCGAACTGCGCCTGCCGCCACTGCGCGAGCGCCGCGAGGACATCCCTCTGCTATTCGAGCATTTCGCCCACAACGCCGCCGCCCGTCTCGGCCGCAAGGTCCAGCCCCTCAGCGGCAGCGAGTTGAGCCAACTGCTCAGCCAACCCTGGCTCGGCAACGTGCGCGAACTGGCGAATGCCGCCGAACGCCATGTGCTCGGCCTCGACTCACCCGGGGCGGCCAGCGACAGCGCCGCCCAGTCGCTGGCCGAACAGCTGGAGGCCTTCGAGGCCCAGTGCCTGCGCGGCGCCCTGGCGCGCCACCGGGGCGAGATCAAGGCGGTGTTGGCAGAACTGCAACTGCCCCGCCGCACCCTCAATGAGAAGATGCAGCGCCACGGGCTGGCCCGTGGCGAGTTTTTTGCTGACGATAAATAG
- a CDS encoding sensor histidine kinase, translating to MTINSRLLRFALFSLLILAGMLLSGALALHQGERRALLDEGQQTREQLGLYAESLHTLIERYRALPAVLALDPELRAALRGPVSGELQLHLNRKLEQINGAANSSTLELLDRNGLAVAASNWRLPTSYVGHNYGFRPYFLETRTKGSGRFYAVGVISGIPGYFLSQAVLGDAGEFLGAMVVKLEFPGLEREWSQRPDIILVSDAKGIVFIANHEDWRYRELLPISSQGRAELSSTRQYDKRPLVPLRHRSLQDFSAHSRLARVDGPEGRHDYLWESLPLEHEGWTLHLLHRPQTATASARNAALAANGAWLALVFLGLFLHQRWRLARLRQRSRTELERLVEERTAALRTAQDGLVQAAKLAALGQMSAALAHEINQPLTAQRMHLASLRLLLAHGRTDEAQQALLRLDELLERMAALTGHLKTFARKSPGGLHERADLAQVVDRALQLLEPRLRGAEVAIELHLARPAWVRGDAIRLEQVLVNLLRNALDATAKQARRELQVGIQAEHGQWLLTVADNGGGIAAEHLGSVFDPFFTTKPVGDGLGLGLAVSYGIVMEQGGRLEACNQGAGALFSLRLPAVLDEEPQ from the coding sequence ATGACGATCAATTCCCGCCTATTACGCTTCGCTCTCTTCAGTCTGCTTATCCTGGCCGGGATGCTGCTGAGCGGCGCTCTTGCCCTGCATCAGGGCGAACGCCGCGCCCTGCTCGATGAGGGCCAGCAAACGCGCGAACAACTGGGGCTCTACGCCGAGTCCCTGCACACCCTGATCGAGCGCTATCGCGCCTTGCCGGCGGTGCTGGCACTGGACCCGGAATTACGTGCGGCATTACGCGGCCCTGTCAGCGGTGAGCTGCAACTACACCTCAACCGTAAGCTGGAGCAGATCAATGGCGCGGCCAACTCCTCGACCCTCGAACTGCTGGATCGCAACGGCCTGGCGGTAGCGGCGAGCAACTGGCGTCTGCCGACCAGTTACGTCGGCCACAACTACGGCTTTCGCCCGTATTTCCTCGAAACCCGCACCAAGGGCAGCGGACGCTTCTACGCGGTGGGGGTAATCAGTGGCATTCCCGGCTATTTCCTCTCCCAGGCGGTGCTCGGCGATGCCGGCGAGTTTCTCGGCGCCATGGTGGTCAAGCTTGAGTTCCCCGGCCTCGAGCGGGAGTGGAGCCAGCGCCCGGACATCATCTTGGTCAGCGACGCCAAAGGCATCGTATTCATCGCCAATCATGAGGACTGGCGCTACCGCGAGCTGCTACCGATCTCCAGCCAGGGTCGCGCCGAATTGAGCAGCACCCGCCAATACGACAAAAGACCGCTGGTGCCCTTGCGCCACCGCAGCCTGCAGGACTTCAGCGCACACAGCCGCCTGGCCCGGGTCGACGGCCCCGAGGGCCGCCACGACTATCTGTGGGAGTCGCTGCCGCTGGAGCACGAAGGCTGGACCCTACACCTGCTGCACCGACCGCAAACCGCCACCGCCAGCGCCCGCAATGCTGCCCTCGCCGCCAACGGCGCCTGGTTGGCGCTGGTGTTCCTCGGCCTGTTCCTGCACCAGCGCTGGCGTCTGGCGCGCCTGCGCCAACGCAGCCGTACGGAGCTGGAACGCCTGGTAGAGGAACGCACCGCCGCCCTGCGCACCGCCCAGGATGGCCTGGTGCAAGCGGCCAAACTGGCGGCGCTGGGGCAGATGTCCGCCGCCCTGGCCCACGAGATCAACCAGCCGCTGACCGCCCAGCGCATGCACCTGGCCAGCCTGCGGCTGCTGCTCGCGCACGGCCGCACGGATGAGGCACAGCAGGCCCTACTGCGCCTGGATGAACTGCTGGAACGCATGGCCGCGCTCACCGGCCACCTGAAGACTTTCGCCCGCAAAAGTCCCGGCGGCCTGCACGAGCGCGCGGATCTGGCGCAGGTGGTGGATCGCGCCCTGCAACTGTTGGAACCGCGCCTGCGGGGCGCCGAGGTGGCCATCGAACTGCACCTGGCGCGGCCGGCCTGGGTGCGTGGCGATGCCATCCGTCTCGAGCAGGTACTGGTCAACCTGCTGCGCAATGCCCTCGACGCCACCGCCAAGCAGGCCCGGCGCGAGTTGCAGGTAGGCATCCAGGCCGAACACGGCCAGTGGCTGCTGACCGTGGCCGATAATGGCGGCGGCATCGCCGCCGAACACCTGGGCAGCGTGTTCGATCCGTTCTTCACCACCAAGCCGGTCGGCGACGGGCTCGGCCTCGGGCTGGCGGTGTCCTACGGTATCGTCATGGAGCAGGGCGGCCGCCTGGAAGCCTGCAACCAGGGTGCCGGCGCGCTGTTCAGCCTGCGCCTGCCCGCCGTCTTAGACGAGGAACCGCAATGA
- a CDS encoding DUF559 domain-containing protein, producing the protein MRNSVCDITCALSASWGLKFKRQKPMGRYIVDFVCLEHFLIIELDGSQHQLQQSRDIARDRYFTERGFRVLRFRNHEALGQTEAVLDQIRLTIST; encoded by the coding sequence ATGCGGAACAGCGTCTGTGATATCACCTGCGCGCTCAGCGCTTCATGGGGTCTGAAGTTCAAGCGGCAAAAACCCATGGGCCGCTATATCGTCGACTTCGTTTGCCTAGAGCATTTTCTGATCATCGAATTGGATGGCAGTCAGCATCAGCTACAACAATCGCGCGACATCGCCCGTGATCGCTATTTCACGGAGCGAGGCTTCAGGGTTCTACGCTTTCGGAATCACGAAGCACTTGGGCAAACTGAGGCCGTACTGGATCAGATCAGGCTGACGATCTCGACTTGA
- a CDS encoding alpha/beta fold hydrolase codes for MQLLSWSHPTSADFTLRGWHSPPSGKPVLHFLHGNGFCGRAYEPLLKRLAADFDLWLCDIQGHGDSDHGGRFHGWNRSAELALEAFESGRGIFGEVPCFAVGHSFGGVLSSLILAKHPQLFQRAVLLDPVLFPPALIGVMALSEVLGLHRRSTLARKSAARRRQWPDRAAAYAGLYGRGIFKGWDDAALWAYVEHALKEVEGGVELKCRPSREVEIFSSYPRRLWPSLGKIVTPTQILHGQQSYPFVAKAVARVTVLNAHVSAQVVSGGHCFMQEAPQDCAERVANFLLQHS; via the coding sequence ATGCAGTTGCTCTCCTGGTCGCATCCCACTTCTGCCGATTTCACCCTGCGTGGCTGGCACAGCCCGCCTTCGGGTAAACCGGTGCTGCATTTTCTGCATGGCAATGGTTTTTGTGGGCGCGCTTACGAGCCGCTGCTCAAACGTTTGGCGGCGGACTTCGACCTTTGGCTGTGCGATATCCAGGGCCATGGCGACAGCGATCACGGCGGGCGTTTCCACGGCTGGAACCGCAGTGCCGAACTGGCGCTGGAGGCCTTCGAGAGCGGCCGCGGCATATTCGGCGAAGTACCCTGCTTTGCCGTCGGGCACAGTTTTGGCGGGGTGCTCAGCAGTTTGATCCTGGCCAAACATCCGCAGTTGTTTCAGCGCGCGGTGCTGCTCGACCCGGTGCTGTTTCCACCGGCGCTGATCGGCGTGATGGCGCTGTCCGAAGTGCTCGGTCTGCATCGCCGCAGCACCTTGGCGCGCAAGTCCGCCGCTCGCCGCCGACAGTGGCCGGACCGTGCCGCGGCCTATGCGGGGCTGTATGGTCGCGGCATCTTCAAGGGCTGGGACGATGCGGCGCTGTGGGCCTACGTCGAGCATGCGCTGAAGGAGGTAGAGGGCGGTGTCGAGTTGAAATGCCGGCCGAGCCGTGAGGTGGAAATCTTCAGCTCCTACCCGCGCCGGCTGTGGCCGTCGCTGGGCAAGATCGTGACGCCAACGCAGATTCTGCATGGTCAGCAAAGCTATCCCTTTGTCGCCAAGGCGGTGGCGCGGGTAACGGTGCTGAATGCCCACGTCAGTGCCCAGGTGGTGTCCGGCGGGCACTGCTTTATGCAGGAAGCCCCGCAGGATTGCGCCGAGCGCGTCGCCAATTTCCTCTTGCAGCACAGTTGA
- a CDS encoding DUF3301 domain-containing protein, which translates to MLTLGNLFVLMLLAAGGAWLWHAHGLRERALAKVKQHCQQAEVILLDDNVALRRIALLPDARGRKRLARVYGFEFTVTSEQRHAGTITMFGEQVGHIELAPHPFMEKPSTALEKPDIVPDITPDKKPEKPGTSAEVIQLSEWRRTHDKWHH; encoded by the coding sequence ATGCTGACCCTGGGTAATCTGTTCGTGCTGATGTTGTTGGCCGCCGGCGGCGCCTGGCTGTGGCATGCCCATGGCTTGCGCGAACGAGCCTTGGCGAAGGTCAAGCAGCATTGCCAGCAGGCGGAGGTGATTTTGCTCGACGACAACGTCGCCCTGCGCAGAATCGCCCTGCTGCCCGACGCCCGCGGACGTAAGCGTCTGGCGCGGGTCTATGGCTTCGAGTTCACCGTCACCAGCGAACAGCGGCATGCCGGCACCATCACCATGTTCGGCGAGCAAGTCGGACATATCGAACTGGCACCGCACCCGTTTATGGAAAAGCCCAGCACCGCGTTAGAAAAGCCCGACATAGTGCCCGATATAACACCCGACAAAAAACCAGAAAAGCCCGGCACCTCAGCCGAAGTGATCCAGCTCAGCGAGTGGCGCCGCACGCATGACAAGTGGCACCACTGA
- the pdxY gene encoding pyridoxal kinase PdxY: MKRTPHLLAIQSHVVFGHAGNSAAVFPIQRVGVNVWPLNTVQFSNHTQYGQWAGEVLESAQIPALVEGIATIGELGRCDAVLSGYLGSAAQGRAILQGLARIKAANPKVLYLCDPVMGHPEKGCSVAPEVSHFLLEEAAAVADFLCPNQLELNSFAGYPPRSLQDCVYMARSLLARGPQAVLVKHLDYPGKAADCFEMLLVTAEANWHLQRPLLAFPRQPVGVGDLTSGLFLARLLLGDEPLAAFEFTAAAVHEVLLETQACASWELELVRAQDRIAHPRQRFAAVRL, translated from the coding sequence ATGAAACGTACACCTCATCTGCTCGCCATCCAGTCCCATGTGGTGTTCGGCCATGCCGGCAACAGCGCGGCGGTCTTTCCCATACAGCGTGTTGGGGTCAACGTCTGGCCGCTGAATACCGTGCAGTTCTCCAATCACACTCAGTATGGCCAGTGGGCGGGAGAAGTGTTGGAGTCGGCGCAAATTCCGGCGCTGGTCGAAGGTATTGCGACGATTGGTGAGCTGGGTCGCTGCGATGCGGTGTTGTCCGGTTACCTCGGCAGCGCGGCGCAAGGCCGGGCGATTTTGCAGGGGCTGGCGCGAATCAAGGCGGCCAACCCCAAGGTGCTATACCTCTGTGATCCGGTGATGGGCCATCCGGAGAAGGGTTGCAGCGTCGCCCCGGAAGTCAGCCATTTCCTGCTCGAGGAGGCCGCCGCCGTCGCCGATTTCCTCTGCCCCAATCAACTGGAGCTGAACAGCTTCGCCGGGTACCCGCCGAGGTCGCTGCAGGATTGCGTCTATATGGCCCGCTCCCTGTTGGCGCGTGGGCCGCAAGCCGTGCTGGTCAAGCACCTGGACTACCCCGGCAAGGCCGCCGATTGCTTCGAGATGCTGCTGGTGACCGCCGAGGCGAACTGGCATTTGCAGCGTCCGCTGCTGGCGTTCCCGCGTCAGCCGGTAGGGGTGGGCGACCTGACTTCGGGGTTGTTCCTGGCCCGGCTGCTCCTGGGCGACGAGCCGCTTGCCGCCTTTGAATTCACCGCTGCGGCAGTGCACGAGGTGCTGCTGGAGACCCAGGCCTGCGCCAGTTGGGAGCTGGAGCTGGTGCGCGCGCAGGATCGCATCGCCCACCCGCGGCAACGCTTTGCGGCGGTGCGGCTGTAA